The Cryptococcus deuterogattii R265 chromosome 3, complete sequence genome has a segment encoding these proteins:
- a CDS encoding CCR4-NOT transcriptional complex subunit CAF120, protein MFRSRKSSTISPLQPPASTDPSSKSMQSAPGQGQPQIQVQSPPPPPPLLPPSQYAHDGRGQAQGFPPPQPAYAGDGIGRASSAGTGASAGAERVKEKRRSGFGWLGGKKKDKEKEEREKINNRPRPSSFSVDRPSTQSQTRAIPASASQAFPQSQQSQTPLQPQPQYATRPFTQNQRPSPPPGQPLRSLSASAEQGAQAYEGQRSQSLDLGHMQQQQQGEYRSSIGSGQGKGSPLAPLAQQPPPKHIPRSASMPMQPPAPGTTPNGGSGSPRRGSSFVNPPQPDAAGPANASQVDMDRFRPIVDLIAIQPQKTYVTSPPELEMILARTSAGGQPKQGQPGSATNDWDAVWLQLSGISLSMWSMKETRAAAAKGDKVPPTYFNITDSSLELLAPLPPPPHRPNSHPHHFVFSLNTAGSNRLLFSCPTERDLARWATGLRLAAWERARLEEIYTGHLVQSAGREPPVEVGKGRSRMEGWVRVRVMGGTEWRRLWLVLSTPKEGKEEEKKSKRRSFFGMGGREEEQVPSEPNTGMVMASFYTEQRTSKNKTSVVPILTITSVSQTYAVFPERLEVMSQSNLFKVVGRISGEMVTVEGRLRDSGWALLMPEHPENAGGASASGSLSSHGHGLGHHQAQGMTPLTSMMRWVTGFHDAFKLYGRPEKYIWDLKDPKSLFFAYPQGQDRFNLFLDIEEALHGDFRLTTLAGVRSKFVSLVHRRQHSNQKRLKDENIDQFSGENEDQGFQRQDGNFRLPPLSFNDASQDPNLPRSLTPITERTDVASRQNSTRTSNSAFTVVGLGGAQGTGGSGDRKTSGTSSKHGSQSSNKHEEHERDRLPQVANDIHQVFGPLTEEPGEAYSTSGSNSIATPRVVPAPLPGGGGGIQRGGIPSSSVESTSVYSQDTGVTPHQSAKPSPPPPMSSAPPLSAGPEERTSDEGLPHPSVLTFPIARGQKSPLGQPVIANPDPPSASPPTPQPPAKQQLPVQPATTSQVLSPTPRKAASSGDTVPHGMELREEPAAMYLMNMVEETTPVPKPQVPKTVSPQRPTINTNFDGQGGLLNPVTKPVTSGNQEASAVGKKDALGRKPSGARALPAKKSAGSRMETIEDRSAGSQIQENGQTQIQATATASADPSHTKVSSQTPQVDLGDDVSSYMNYADNPSPVKPKTEPVQVTKPVAAAPKSVSPPQEEIRSSFAPSKAAVERRAKAEQTAREQEMAKRMPGGGKRTVNNVNTMTGFESSDEESEEESEEDSPMTQKRQEQPLSPTASKASEQAVPNALQRTTSINARALPPVPRIQQPPEVRSPAENNEPRTRRDSQFSQSAGQYDLRASQFMERPRPASRTPSPGSGNVANGRPISTLIHNNNGGSYPIPGPRYSPANNAPPATRQTVWNANFSTEHGMPEQNKSGKFVELEEPSVQLTKAFAPHGLLQAGMQDKEDRSAKKQEELARETGSSLINVAAKPPPPQTGLVGAVAAHERDRKNAGGIGATLTDREREKRLVEDKQREIERLQKQQMGQFGGDMYPQNFGYPMSPGPMGMGMNMPMMNMGYPGQMNPYVQQQAMLAAQMAYQQTMMAMSQAGSQAGDFPERAQSSSQLRSRQQLGADGRSISPTGSMGGPTSPPPMSVPSFYGYPQGMGMSPQMGMGGMGMPPMQMPWMMSPGAMWGMATPPTGPGSPMSQSRYDYMQSGTAGMGSESSSARTKNRGSSGEDLGQRVN, encoded by the exons AAGCGTTCCCCCAGTCACAGCAGTCCCAGACGCCCCTACAGCCCCAGCCGCAATACGCAACCCGGCCATTCACACAGAACCAGCGGCCGTCGCCTCCGCCCGGACAGCCATTGCGCTCACTGTCGGCAAGCGCGGAGCAGGGGGCCCAAGCGTACGAGGGCCAGCGATCACAGAGCCTGGATCTTGGCCATatgcagcagcaacaacaggGCGAGTACAGGAGTAGTATCGGCAGCGGGCAGGGGAAAGGATCCCCGCTCGCACCGCTGGCCCAGCAGCCGCCGCCAAAGCACATACCTCGTTCAGCGTCCATGCCGATGCAGCCGCCCGCACCCGGTACCACACCCAATGGCGGCTCAGGCTCCCCCCGCCGGGGATCGTCGTTTGTGAATCCGCCTCAGCCTGACGCAGCTGGCCCCGCCAACGCGAGCCAGGTCGACATGGACAGGTTCAGGCCGATAGTAGACTTGATCGCTATCCAGCCGCAAAAGACCTATGTCACCAGTCCTCCAGAGCTGGAAATGATCCTTGCGAGGACGAGCGCAGGAGGACAGCCAAAGCAAGGCCAGCCCGGGAGTGCGACAAATGACTGGGATGCCGTCTGGCTCCAGCTGTCTGGCATTTCGCTAT CGATGTGGTCTATGAAGGAAACAcgagctgctgctgccaaggGCGACAAGGTTCCCCCGACCTACTTTAACATTACCGACTCGTCTCTTGAGCTCCTcgctccccttcctccgcctccgcaCCGACCAAATTCACATCCACACCACTTtgtcttttctctcaatACAGCTGGCTCCAATCGGCTGCTATTCTCTTGCCCGACAGAACGGGATCTCGCGCGATGGGCGACAGGTCTCCGATTAGCTGCGTGGGAACGCGcgagattggaagaaatCTACACCGGTCATCTCGTTCAATCGGCCGGGCGGGAGCCCCCTGTTGAAGTTGGTAAAGGCCGATCGCGCATGGAAGGATGGGTCAGAGTTCGAGTCATGGGCGGGACAGAGTGGCGTCGTCTTTGGCTGGTGTTGAGTACACcaaaagaaggcaaggaagaagagaaaaagtcTAAGCGAAGAAGTTTCTTTGGTATGGGAggtagagaagaagagcaggtCCCTTCAGAACCGAATACCGGTATGGTCATGGCCAGCTTCTATACAGAACAGAGAACATCGAAGAACAAGACCAGTGTGGTACCCATTTTGACAATAACCAGCGTCTCGCAAACCTATGCCGTCTTCCCCGAAAGGCTCGAGGTCATGTCTCAATCCAACTTGTTCAAGGTGGTTGGGCGGATAAGCGGGGAGATGGTCACCGTAGAAGGTCGTCTTCGAGATTCTGGTTGGGCACTCCTCATGCCCGAACACCCTGAGAACGCAGGTGGCGCAAGTGCCTCAGGTTCTTTATCCAGTCATGGCCATGGACTCGGTCATCATCAAGCGCAAGGAATGACGCCTCTGACCAGTATGATGCGCTGGGTAACCG GTTTCCACGATGCGTTCAAGCTTTATGGCAGACCTGAAAAGTACATTTGGGATCTCAAAGACCCAAAAAGTCTTTTTTTCGCTTATCCTCAAGGACAAGATCGCTTT aaTTTATTCTTGGATATCGAAGAAGCCCTCCATGGCGATTTCCGCTTGACCACGCTCGCTGGCGTTCGGTCCAAGTTTGTTTCTCTCGTTCATCGAAGGCAGCACTCGAACCAAAAACGGCTCAAAGACGAGAATATTGATCAGTTTTCGGGCGAAAATGAGGATCAAGGATTTCAACGGCAAGACGGCAACTTTAGATTACCGCCTTTATCGTTCAATGACGCGTCTCAGGATCCAAACTTGCCCAGATCTCTTACACCTATAACTGAGCGTACGGATGTCGCCAGTAGACAAAATAGTACGCGTACTTCCAATTCAGCATTCACTGTTGTTGGTCTTGGTGGTGCCCAGGGCACTGGAGGATCTGGCGATCGAAAAACCAGTGGGACTAGCTCCAAGCATGGAAGTCAATCCAGCAACAAGCATGAAGAGCACGAGAGAGATAGATTACCGCAGGTGGCGAATGATATCCATCAAGTGTTTGGTCCCCTGACGGAAGAACCTGGTGAAGCGTACTCAACCTCTGGGTCCAACTCGATTGCTACGCCTCGCGTTGTTCCCGCGCCTTTGCCaggtggtggcggcggtATTCAACGAGGCGGCATCCCATCGTCTTCAGTAGAGTCCACTTCGGTATATTCTCAGGATACAGGGGTCACGCCACATCAAAGCGCCAAGCCTTCCCCGCCACCCCCCATGTCCTCTGCTCCTCCATTGTCCGCTGGGCCTGAGGAGCGGACTAGTGATGAAGGCTTGCCACATCCATCTGTCCTCACTTTCCCCATAGCTCGCGGTCAAAAGTCTCCTCTTGGTCAGCCTGTGATTGCAAACCCCGATCCACCTAGCGCTTCACCGCCTACCCCTCAACCGCCGGCAAAACAGCAGCTTCCAGTTCAACCTGCTACTACTTCGCAAGTGCTTTCTCCTACTCCACGCAAGGCCGCCTCCTCCGGCGATACCGTTCCACATGGAATGGAGCTGAGAGAAGAGCCTGCGGCGATGTACTTGATGAATATGGTTGAAGAGACAACACCTGTGCCTAAACCTCAGGTGCCCAAAACTGTTTCTCCTCAAAGACCTACAATCAATACCAACTTTGATGGTCAAGGTGGACTTTTAAACCCTGTCACAAAGCCTGTCACAAGTGGGAACCAAGAGGCTTCGGCtgttgggaagaaggacgcACTGGGAAGGAAACCCTCGGGTGCACGAGCATTACCCGCAAAAAAGAGCGCAGGATCTCGAATGGAAACCATTGAGGATCGGTCTGCCGGTTCTCAGATTCAGGAGAATGGACAGACGCAGATTCAAGCTACAGCTACAGCTTCAGCTGATCCCTCTCATACGAAAGTTTCTTCCCAAACTCCTCAAGTCGATCTGGGAGATGACGTTTCTTCCTATATGAACTATGCGGACAACCCTTCCCCCGTCAAACCAAAGACGGAACCTGTGCAAGTTACTAAACCCGTGGCGGCGGCCCCCAAATCAGTATCCCCtcctcaagaagagattcGTTCAAGCTTTGCACCATCCAAAGCCGCAGTGGAAAGGCGAGCCAAAGCGGAGCAGACTGCGAGGGAGCAGGAGATGGCCAAGCGTATGCCTGGTGGCGGAAAGAGGACGGTGAATAATGTGAACACGATGACTGGGTTTGAAAGCTCGGATGAGGAatcggaagaggaaagtgaagaagactctCCTATGACGCAAAAGAGACAAGAGcaacctctttctcctACTGCGTCAAAGGCGTCTGAGCAAGCAGTCCCGAACGCCCTCCAACGTACGACATCGATAAATGCCAGGGCTTTGCCCCCTGTGCCGAGGATACAGCAGCCGCCAGAGGTCAGATCACCTGCTGAAAATAACGAGCCACGTACGAGACGAGACAGTCAGTTTAGTCAATCTGCAGGTCAGTATGACCTCCGTGCCAGCCAGTTCATGGAGCGCCCTCGTCCTGCCTCTCGAACTCCCAGTCCTGGCAGTGGTAATGTTGCGAATGGACGACCTATCTCGACGCTCATCCACAACAATAATGGCGGATCCTATCCCATTCCCGGCCCTCGTTATTCACCTGCGAATAATGCCCCACCTGCTACTCGTCAAACAGTTTGGAATGCCAACTTCTCCACTGAGCACGGTATGCCTGAGCAGAACAAGTCTGGCAAATTTGTGGAACTAGAGGAACCTTCCGTTCAGCTCACTAAAGCTTTCGCACCTCATGGATTGTTGCAGGCTGGTATGCAAGATAAGGAAGACCGCTCTgcgaagaagcaagaagagctggcAAGAGAGACTGGTAGCAGCTTGATCAATGTCGCCGCCaaacctcctccccctcaaACTGGGCTGGTTGGTGCCGTCGCCGCTCATGAAAGGGACAGGAAAAATGCTGGTGGTATCGGGGCGACGTTAACAGACcgagaaagggaaaagaggcTAGTC GAGGACAAGCAAAGAGAGATTGAAAGACTCCAGAAACAGCAAATGGGACAGTTTGGTGGAGACATGTACCCTCAGAACTTTGGCTATCCTATGAGTCCCGGCCCtatgggtatgggtatgAACATGCCCATGATGAACATGGGATACCCC GGACAGATGAACCCTTATGTCCAGCAACAGGCCATGCTAGCTGCCCAAATGGCGTATCAGCAGACCATGATGGCTATGTCTCAGGCGGGATCTCAAGCAGGAGATTTCCCCGAGCGAGctcagtcttcttcccaactTCGCTCTCGTCAGCAGCTAGGTGCGGATGGTCGTTCAATATCTCCAACTGGCAGCATGGGTGGACCGACATCCCCTCCGCCAATGAGTGTTCCATCCTTTTATGGCTATCCGCAGGGAATGGGCATGTCCCCTCAAATGGGTATGGGTGGTATGGGTATGCCACCCATGCAGATGCCCTGGATGATGTCTCCTGGCGCTATGTGGGGCATGGCTACGCCTCCGACTGGACCAGGAAGTCCCATGAGTCAGTCGAGGTATGATTATATGCAGTCTGGAACCGCAGGAATGGGAAGCGAATCAAGCAGTGCGAGAACCAAGAATAGAGGCAGTAGCGGTGAAGATCTTGGTCAGCGTGTGAATTAA
- a CDS encoding U6 snRNA-associated Sm-like protein LSm3: MDAVVDSQIQEPLDLVKLALGERVLIKLRGDRIVTGILHAYDAHMNVVVSQAEESIHIIDVNEEGQPLPPRIERRNAEMLFVRGDGVILLSPAEQ; this comes from the exons ATGGACGCTGTGGTAGACTCTCAAATTCAAGAGCCTCTGGACCTCGTAAAGCTCGCTCTCGGAGA GCGTGTTTTGATTAAGCTTCGAGGTGACCGAATAGTCACTGGTATTCTTCAC GCCTATGACGCCCACATGAACGTTGTCGTCTCTCAAGCAGAGGAATCAATCCACATTATTGAcgtgaatgaagaagggcagcCTTTACCACCTAGGATCGAGAGACGGAATGCGGAGATGTTGTTCGTTCGAGGAGACGGTGTGATTCTC CTTTCACCAGCAGAGCAATAA
- a CDS encoding uncharacterized protein (genome sequence mistake): MEEGLVSLDTSLGKLVFEGEQVEPENIERYDFPRLDLFGNGYTLQAEYRPEVDFSTEDMEAVLSEKFVDMDEDWFTPTVAARRRSESNASGSSTDHSRTVRKSPMPAPIPSSNFTTSPIPPRQQAATAGSFASAGSISKARQPSTSAVGVQSKGKDRWGALGEGLPFAGRSPSTSQIDGQAPPSPNPVGIVAARRLSGHSIQPFASASPSTSLLRGTPPQPLTGAPIPTSSARPTIPASRTSSSIGRTSSFLSQSGRSFTHAQLANMYGGSASPPVTGAMSGVHLPSTPSQYNPPGLSPVSQSSLTFAKQPVPRSISMSSRGMGSTPGSGSSPFIPGSLERDITTGTGATGTSAPNPPHIIKRYSSSFSSRPSSLTHRPSLQSQGSSAEASLPSFLGGQGGLLRRTSTRESGLRHSLEPPKRRDRVPDEDDIEAFLKTLDAVPQPSRSQYAPSGRFASMASSLSTREHRAEGEGTPNSQLAISPQTQGQAYSGRVPMTRAWVDDELKRMAGSFSTGEMAIPSRGDTTASSSSNVNTAASSARATMAGTPASIGLLSASRPNSASRRVPITDGGTEAGGQRIIRRKSDGPSPLSQGLTSASEKDSSLIAASPMQALRSADQVPADRGVRSTLSDSPAATGSARSLPRSAMGVTHEHPEPLPLRSAGAGVGYAGLSNDGATVVSRTSVLSPQTTGGTNSTDSPSTSVTTNATSTTAATTRMPRRGPVLLRGGFEHRSSATSTPSHSPVRDYARAGVAVNAASSSGVIGLGISTREARVGSMPIRQVGDERERYTEQGRRQSASIAMIHALNASGAAPTIGTIGRYRSSSGTAPGSLGREEYAKKEGREGIERRTESEGREHSRENRAEEGDDVADDQLAGLMNGLGFEKRG; this comes from the exons atggaggaaggtCTAGTCAGCCTGGATACTAGCTTAGGAAAACTTGTttttgaaggagaacaagTCGAGCCTGAAAATATCGAGCGCTACGATTTCCCACGCTTGGACCTTTTCGGGAATGGGTATACCCTGCAAGCGGAATACCGCCCAGAAGTCGATTTCTCCACCGAGGATATGGAGGCTGTTTTGAGTGAAAAATTCGTGGATATGGACGAAGATTGGTTCACGCCTACCGTTGCCGCTCGCAGACGATCCGAAAGTAACGCTTCGGGCTCTTCAACGGATCATTCTCGTACAGTCAGAAAGTCTCCCATGCCGGCACCAATACCTTCCAGTAATTTTACGACTTCACCAATCCCGCCGAGGCAGCAAGCAGCCACTGCAGGGTCGTTCGCCTCTGCCGGCTCAATCTCTAAAGCTAGACAGCCTTCAACGTCTGCAGTTGGCGTGCAGagcaaaggaaaggataGATGGGGAGCACTTGGCGAGGGCCTGCCATTCGCGGGCAGGTCACCTTCTACAAGCCAAATCGACGGGCAG GCCCCTCCGTCGCCTAACCCTGTTGGTATCGTCGCTGCTCGTCGCCTTTCCGGCCATTCTATCCAACCTTTTGCATCTGCATCCCCATCTACTTCCTTACTGCGCGGTACCCCTCCACAACCTCTCACTGGCGCGCCCATCCCTACTTCGTCAGCCCGCCCCACCATTCCAGCATCTCGCACATCCTCATCTATTGGTCGTacttcatctttcctctctcaatCCGGCCGTTCTTTCACGCATGCTCAACTAGCAAACATGTATGGCGGATCGGCTTCGCCACCAGTGACAGGGGCCATGTCTGGtgtccatcttccttcaacaCCATCTCAGTACAACCCGCCTGGACTGTCGCCCGTCTCTCAGTCCAGTTTGACTTTTGCCAAGCAACCTGTTCCGAGGAGTATTTCCATGTCGAGTCGAGGGATGGGCTCGACACCTGGATCGGGATCATCGCCATTTATCCCTGGGTCTTTGGAACGCGATATCACTACGGGCACTGGTGCCACCGGGACGTCGGCACCTAATCCACCACACATTATCAAAcgctattcttcttccttttcatcccgtccttcttcccttacACATCGTCCTAGCCTTCAATCCCAGGGCTCCAGTGCCGAAGCGAGCTTACCGTCATTCCTGGGTGGTCAGGGTGGTCTGCTGCGACGAACGAGTACAAGAGAGAGTGGACTAAGACATAGTCTCGAGCCGccaaagagaagggatagGGTGcccgatgaagatgatatcgAGGCGTTTTTAAAGACTTTGGACGCAGTCCCGCAACCTTCTCGATCGCAATACGCTCCAAGCGGGAGGTTCGCTTCTATGGCTTCGTCACTCTCCACGAGGGAACATAGagcggaaggagaagggactCCGAACTCACAGCTTGCTATCTCACCCCAAACTCAGGGGCAGGCGTACAGCGGACGTGTACCGATGACTAGAGCTTGGGTAGATGACGAGCTCAAGCGTATGGCAGGTAGTTTCTCCACAGGGGAGATGGCTATACCTTCACGAGGCGATACCACGGCATCGAGTTCGAGTAATGTGAATACCGCAGCCAGTTCAGCTAGGGCAACAATGGCTGGTACGCCAGCAAGTATAGGTCTGCTTAGTGCCAGCAGGCCGAATAGCGCTTCTAGGCGGGTGCCGATAACCGATGGAGGGACAGAAGCGGGTGGTCAGAGGATAATCCGAAGGAAGTCCGACGGCCCGTCTCCTCTCAGCCAGGGATTGACCTCTGCTTCTGAAAAAGACAGCAGTCTAATTGCTGCCAGTCCTATGCAAGCTCTTCGTTCGGCCGACCAAGTACCTGCCGATCGCGGGGTAAGGTCCACTCTGAGCGACTCCCCGGCCGCAACAGGGAGCGCACGAAGTTTACCTCGTTCTGCTATGGGTGTAACGCACGAGCATCCAGAACCACTTCCCTTGAGATCGGCTGGTGCCGGTGTAGGATACGCTGGGCTCTCGAATGATGGTGCAACGGTAGTCAGCCGGACGAGTGTACTTTCTCCGCAGACGACGGGAGGGACAAACTCAACCGATTCACCTTCAACTTCGGTCACTACCAACGCAACTAGTACAACTGCTGCCACAACTCGCATGCCGCGCCGAGGGCCTGTCCTCTTGCGGGGAGGATTCGAACATCGTTCTTCTGCTACTAGCACACCCTCCCATAGTCCCGTTCGAGACTACGCGAGAGCAGGTGTCGCTGTTAACGCTGCCTCTTCGTCGGGTGTTATCGGACTGGGGATCAGTACGCGTGAAGCGAGGGTGGGCTCGATGCCCATCAGGCAGGTTGGTgatgagagggaaaggTATACCGAGcagggaagaaggcagagtGCGTCGATCGCGATGATCCATGCGCTAAATGCTTCGGGAGCAGCCCCTACGATTGGGACTATTGGGAGATACAGATCCTCTAGTGGAACTGCACCGGGCTCCttggggagggaggaatacgcgaaaaaggaaggaagggaaggtaTTGAGAGGCGTACCGAGTCAGAAGGACGGGAGCATAGCAGAGAGAACAGggcggaggagggagatgacgTAGCGGATGATCAACTGGCAGGACTGATGAATGGTTTAGGTTTTGAGAAACGTGGTTAG
- a CDS encoding 50S small subunit ribosomal protein L27e, producing MVKIYKPGKVAVVLSGRQAGKKVVVIKQQDDGTKERPYPHAVVAGIERYPLKVTKNMGKKRIARRSKVKPFIKVVNYAHLLPTRYMLELESLKGSVSSETFKEPTQREESKKAIKKAFEERYQKGQNRWFFSKLRF from the exons ATGGTCAAGA TCTACAAGCCCGGAAAAGTCGCTGTCGTCCTCTCTGGTCGTCAAGCCGGCAAGAAGGTCGTCGTCATCAAGCAGCAAGACGACGGGACCAAGGAGCGACCTTACCCCCACGCCGTTGTTGCTGGCATTGAGAG GTACCCCCTCAAGGTGACCAAGAACATGGGCAAGAAGCGAATTGCTCGTCGATCCAAGGTTAAGCCCTTCATCAAGGTCGTCAACTACgcccacctcctccccaccCGATACATGCTCGAACTCGAGTCTCTCAAGGGTTCCGTTTCCTCTGAGACCTTCAAGGAGCCTACCCAGAGGGAGGAGTCCAAGAAGGCCATCAAGAAGGCTTTCGAGGAGAGGTACCAGAAGGGACAGAACAGGTGGT TCTTCTCCAAGTTGCGATTCTAA